In one window of Bos taurus isolate L1 Dominette 01449 registration number 42190680 breed Hereford chromosome 4, ARS-UCD2.0, whole genome shotgun sequence DNA:
- the LOC511386 gene encoding LOW QUALITY PROTEIN: nucleophosmin (The sequence of the model RefSeq protein was modified relative to this genomic sequence to represent the inferred CDS: inserted 1 base in 1 codon; substituted 1 base at 1 genomic stop codon): protein MEESMDMDMSPLRPQNYLFSCELKADKDYHFKVDNDENEHQLYLRTVSLGAGAKDELYIVEAEAMNYEGSPIKVTLATLKMSVQPTVSLGDFEITAPVVLRFKCGSGPVHISGQHLVAVEEDAESEEEEEEEVKLLSISGKGSAPGSGSKFPQKKVKLAADEDEDDDDDDAEEEVEEKAPVKKSVXDTPAKNAPKSNQNGKDSKPSTPRSKGQESFKKQEKTPETPKGPSSVEDTKAKMQASIEKGGSLPKVEAKFINYVKNCFRMTDQEAIQDLXAVEEVSLRK, encoded by the exons ATGGAGGAGTCAATGGACATGGACATGAGCCCCTTGAGGCCCCAGAACTATCTTTTCAGTTGTGAACTAAAGGCTGACAAAGATTATCACTTCAAGGTGGATAATGATGAAAATGAGCACCAGTTATATTTAAGAACGGTCAGTTTAGGGGCTGGAGCAAAGGATGAGTTATACATTGTTGAAGCAGAGGCCATGAATTATGAAGGCAGTCCAATTAAAGTAACACTGGCAACTTTGAAAATGTCTGTACAGCCAACAGTTTCTCTTGGGGACTTTGAAATTACAGCACCTGTGGTCTTACGGTTCAAGTGTGGTTCAGGGCCTGTGCATATCAGTGGACAGCACTTAGTAGCTGTGGAGGAAGATGCAGagtcagaagaagaagaggaggaggaggtgaaacTCCTAAGTATATCTGGAAAGGGTTCTGCCCCTGGGAGTGGTAGCAAGTTTCCCCAGAAAAAAGTAAAGCTTGCTGCTGATGAAGATGAAGATGATGACGATGACGATGCTGAGGAGGAAGTTGAAGAAAAAGCTCCAGTAAAGAAATCTGTATGAGATACTCCAGCCAAAAATGCCCCAAAATcgaaccaaaatggaaaagactcAAAACCGTCAACACCAAGATCAAAAGGTCAAGAATCCttcaaaaaacaggaaaaaacaccTGAAACACCGAAAGGACCTAGCTCTGTAGAAGACACTAAAGCAAAAATGCAAGCAAGTATAGAAAAAGGTGGTTCCCTTCCCAAAGTGGAAGCCAAGTTTATCAATTATGTGAAGAATTGTTTCCGGATGACTGACCAGGAGGCTATTCAAGATC TGGCAGTGGAGGAAGTCTCTTTAAGAAAATAG